A single window of Acetohalobium arabaticum DSM 5501 DNA harbors:
- a CDS encoding ribonuclease HI family protein yields MELNIYTDGASRGNPGPGGIGVLIKDGSNNIKEELADYIGEATNNEAEYQAIIAGLKKARELNSESISLFSDSQLVIKQLTGEYRVRSEKLKPYYLEIKELLQDLPDCDFQHIPREENHKADELANLGIDQFQQSRVDSIGDVEQLVAELDEETAEFETSADIESVIDSICDKLNQDEGDSEECLKSGIIYGLLLADKINK; encoded by the coding sequence ATGGAATTGAATATATATACCGATGGAGCATCACGCGGCAATCCGGGGCCGGGCGGAATTGGAGTCTTAATTAAGGATGGTTCGAATAATATAAAAGAAGAATTAGCAGATTATATCGGTGAAGCTACAAATAACGAAGCAGAGTATCAGGCTATTATTGCTGGCCTAAAGAAGGCTAGGGAGCTTAACTCAGAAAGTATTAGTCTCTTTAGTGATAGTCAACTAGTAATTAAACAGCTAACAGGAGAATATCGCGTGCGGAGTGAAAAGTTAAAGCCTTATTATTTAGAGATTAAGGAATTACTTCAGGATTTACCAGACTGTGATTTTCAACATATTCCTCGAGAAGAGAATCATAAAGCAGATGAATTGGCTAATTTAGGAATTGATCAGTTTCAGCAAAGTAGAGTGGATTCAATTGGTGATGTAGAACAGTTAGTTGCTGAGTTAGATGAAGAAACTGCAGAGTTTGAAACATCTGCAGATATAGAATCAGTAATTGATTCTATTTGTGATAAATTAAACCAGGATGAAGGTGATTCAGAAGAGTGTTTGAAATCAGGCATAATTTACGGATTGTTATTGGCTGATAAGATAAATAAATAG